In a single window of the Burkholderia pyrrocinia genome:
- a CDS encoding universal stress protein, which produces MPARATDESIPTTNAKHMSSLSRMLLVYDGTDEAKAALARCAALSRALSAEVDVVAVVDPVTANAQAAGMLGDLAHHRIEEFARHELQRAIGTLADDGIAARGYVRFGRPADAIAAHAMTTRPDLVVVGHCARIGFARWWRERPVHFDLAERLHGAALIVVTVPSR; this is translated from the coding sequence ATGCCGGCGCGCGCCACGGACGAGTCTATTCCCACAACCAACGCGAAACACATGTCATCGCTTTCCAGAATGTTACTCGTCTATGACGGGACCGACGAGGCAAAGGCCGCGCTCGCGCGGTGTGCAGCGCTGTCGCGGGCATTGTCGGCCGAGGTCGACGTCGTGGCCGTTGTCGACCCCGTGACCGCGAATGCACAGGCGGCCGGAATGCTCGGCGATCTCGCCCACCACCGCATCGAGGAATTCGCGCGTCACGAACTTCAACGGGCGATCGGCACACTGGCGGACGACGGTATCGCGGCGCGCGGCTACGTGCGGTTCGGACGCCCGGCCGACGCCATCGCGGCACATGCGATGACAACCCGTCCGGACCTGGTCGTCGTCGGACATTGCGCCCGCATCGGGTTCGCGCGCTGGTGGCGCGAGCGTCCCGTTCACTTCGATCTGGCCGAGCGCCTGCACGGTGCGGCATTGATCGTCGTGACGGTCCCGTCGCGTTAG
- a CDS encoding BON domain-containing protein, whose amino-acid sequence MKLRQIVASGGLVVVLTTCLQLQAFADERPDTAGADVAATSTTSTTATGTTKKAVRAANRTFSRSVQKVLARTKGLEGKPITVFGNASTGRVTLAGQVESEDQDHLAVEAARKARGVTSVTSRITLRPQGGA is encoded by the coding sequence ATGAAACTCCGACAAATCGTTGCAAGCGGCGGCCTGGTCGTCGTCCTGACTACCTGCTTGCAACTGCAGGCATTTGCTGATGAACGGCCCGATACGGCGGGCGCGGATGTCGCGGCGACGTCGACCACGTCGACCACGGCGACCGGCACGACGAAAAAGGCCGTGCGCGCCGCCAATCGCACATTCTCGCGCTCGGTTCAGAAAGTGCTGGCTCGCACCAAAGGACTGGAAGGGAAGCCGATCACGGTTTTCGGCAACGCTTCGACAGGGCGGGTGACGCTGGCCGGCCAGGTGGAAAGCGAAGACCAGGACCATCTGGCGGTCGAGGCAGCCAGGAAGGCTCGCGGCGTGACGTCGGTGACCAGCCGGATCACGCTGCGACCGCAAGGCGGAGCCTGA
- a CDS encoding RNA polymerase sigma factor translates to MKQTELSMMLPDMLPRLRSFAMRITGNRHDAEELVQRACVRALERAHQLRSDTSPLSWVFSIIHSIWLNELRQRNHRDRLLLDWNDALMETVADPRATSETGLAVRQIIDAVARLPEPQRIALLLVSIDGFSYQEAADTLDIPVGTIMSRISRARKAIRTAFDEPGESRMPAENFVDTETCG, encoded by the coding sequence ATGAAGCAAACCGAACTTTCAATGATGCTTCCCGACATGCTGCCACGCCTGCGGTCGTTCGCCATGCGCATAACCGGGAATCGGCACGATGCAGAAGAACTCGTTCAGCGCGCCTGCGTTCGCGCGCTCGAGCGGGCCCATCAACTGCGCTCCGATACGTCGCCCCTGAGCTGGGTCTTCTCGATCATCCATTCGATATGGCTCAATGAATTGCGCCAACGCAATCATCGCGACCGCCTGCTGCTCGACTGGAACGATGCGTTGATGGAAACGGTCGCCGATCCGCGCGCCACGTCCGAAACCGGCCTGGCCGTCCGGCAGATCATCGATGCCGTGGCGCGGTTGCCGGAACCCCAGCGCATCGCGTTGCTGCTCGTCAGCATCGACGGGTTCAGCTATCAGGAAGCAGCCGATACGCTCGACATCCCCGTCGGCACCATCATGAGCCGGATATCCCGCGCGCGCAAAGCGATTCGCACGGCGTTCGACGAGCCCGGCGAATCACGCATGCCGGCGGAAAATTTCGTCGACACCGAAACCTGCGGCTGA
- a CDS encoding DUF3331 domain-containing protein encodes MATLPEADIVVRTLINVLDPSLEQRDVCLRAQRARYKARRFGLRQCDEPDVPARAEPLSSIAVTECLSLSQISVSWSDSCSGRYTEQIWCRSRARVPSVCALTGRAIRRGDPVFRPRASDICLPSNRQRMILAATVQPCSGASAPDTI; translated from the coding sequence ATGGCGACACTGCCTGAAGCGGACATCGTGGTTCGCACTTTGATCAATGTCCTCGATCCTTCGCTGGAACAACGCGATGTCTGCTTGCGAGCGCAGCGCGCGCGATACAAGGCGCGACGCTTCGGTTTGCGTCAATGCGACGAACCCGATGTGCCCGCGCGGGCCGAACCGCTTTCCAGCATAGCGGTGACGGAATGCCTTTCGCTATCCCAGATCAGCGTGTCATGGAGCGACTCGTGTTCAGGGCGCTATACCGAGCAAATCTGGTGCAGGAGCCGCGCGCGCGTCCCGTCGGTCTGCGCGCTGACGGGGCGCGCAATACGGCGCGGCGATCCCGTGTTTCGTCCGCGTGCGAGCGATATCTGCCTGCCCTCCAACCGTCAGCGAATGATTCTTGCCGCGACCGTTCAACCATGCAGCGGCGCGTCTGCACCCGACACGATCTAG
- a CDS encoding DUF4148 domain-containing protein, which yields MNTLKITFALAAIAMTASAYAATPADSVTGNHDAQVTNQWAPVAMVPMAKTRTEVRQELERARQSGELDALRKLYSGH from the coding sequence ATGAATACGTTGAAGATCACCTTCGCGCTCGCCGCGATCGCGATGACGGCCTCGGCTTATGCGGCAACCCCCGCGGATTCGGTCACGGGAAATCACGATGCCCAGGTCACGAATCAGTGGGCGCCGGTCGCCATGGTGCCGATGGCAAAGACGCGTACGGAAGTACGCCAGGAACTCGAGCGGGCGCGGCAGAGCGGCGAGCTCGACGCACTGAGGAAGCTGTATTCCGGACATTGA